A genomic region of Methanothermobacter sp. CaT2 contains the following coding sequences:
- a CDS encoding MTH895/ArsE family thioredoxin-like protein: MKIQIYGTGCANCQMLEKNAREAVKELEIDAEFEKIKEMDQILEAGLTALPGLAVDGELKIMGRVASKEEIKKILS, encoded by the coding sequence ATGAAGATACAGATATACGGTACAGGATGTGCAAACTGTCAGATGCTCGAAAAGAACGCCAGAGAAGCAGTTAAAGAACTTGAAATCGATGCTGAATTCGAAAAGATAAAGGAAATGGACCAGATACTGGAGGCAGGACTCACAGCCCTTCCAGGACTGGCAGTCGATGGTGAACTTAAAATCATGGGAAGAGTCGCCTCCAAGGAGGAGATCAAGAAGATCCTCTCCTGA